One part of the Paenibacillus silvisoli genome encodes these proteins:
- a CDS encoding GT-D fold domain-containing protein, translating to MEYRDNRYFTHDFSYEKYLLTTAEVMGCIDDAVKDGKPYSLARFGHAEIAELRIFPDFYHGMTYYRRYNGLAGQNIRAELIKAFTSATTAGILPTGENASGAEYSKKAFLELGLGFYTICSAWVTHHMTRLPHFWPWMRQYRVILVGRRAAEAAPVFQRNGVTVVDAVGLEGYEQIETTYEQLRGNKEWQIALIAAGIPATLLAPRLASDTGRVAIDFGHALDLLIDGQDEFDFEALVRNLR from the coding sequence ATGGAGTACAGAGATAATCGGTATTTTACGCATGATTTCAGCTACGAGAAGTACCTGCTGACGACGGCAGAAGTGATGGGCTGCATCGATGACGCGGTAAAGGACGGCAAGCCGTATTCGCTGGCGCGCTTCGGTCATGCTGAAATTGCCGAGCTGCGAATCTTTCCTGATTTTTATCATGGCATGACTTACTACCGAAGGTATAACGGTCTTGCCGGCCAGAATATTCGCGCAGAGCTGATTAAAGCTTTTACATCCGCGACGACGGCAGGCATTCTGCCAACCGGCGAGAACGCGTCAGGCGCCGAATATTCAAAGAAGGCGTTTCTGGAACTCGGTCTGGGCTTCTACACCATTTGCTCGGCCTGGGTGACGCATCATATGACGAGACTCCCTCATTTCTGGCCGTGGATGCGGCAATACCGTGTCATTCTGGTAGGCCGCAGAGCGGCAGAAGCCGCGCCGGTATTTCAAAGGAACGGCGTGACGGTTGTCGATGCCGTGGGACTAGAAGGCTACGAGCAGATCGAAACGACGTATGAGCAGCTGCGAGGCAATAAGGAGTGGCAGATCGCGCTTATCGCGGCCGGCATTCCGGCGACGCTGCTGGCTCCGAGGCTGGCAAGCGATACCGGCAGGGTCGCGATTGATTTCGGCCATGCGCTGGATTTGCTTATCGACGGTCAAGACGAGTTTGATTTCGAAGCCTTAGTCAGGAACTTGAGGTGA
- a CDS encoding nucleotide sugar dehydrogenase → MQPSERYRIAIIGLGYVGLPLARLFLEKGHTVIGVDTDPSKIKQLQLMQPYLSDLTRKELKEMFAGGQFQVGVSYEAIADADSIILCVPTPTNEAAMPDLSYVLEAMRQAVPYLRPGHLLVLESSTYPGTTEEELKPFIEKRGFRVGFDVFLAYSPERIDPGQKRGALQSIPKVVGGVTAACTQYAARIYGKVFDEVVTVTNARTAEMTKLVENCQRFVNISFMNDLVKLCEAMEINIWEVIKAARTKPYGFTPYYPGPGVGGHCIPVDPMYLLWKAKQFNITLPFIELSHQVNEEMPGYVMDRTAKSLHPLPLDQSSIMVIGVTYKKDVNDLRESMALKVLELLMKQGAQLSFYDPYVTELRIAGTALARTPLTTRNVKRKDCLLILTDHSSIRYDELAKHAKLIVDTRNATESVKDKSNIVLL, encoded by the coding sequence ATGCAGCCTAGTGAACGCTATAGGATCGCCATCATCGGGCTCGGATACGTAGGGCTGCCGCTGGCCAGACTTTTTTTGGAAAAAGGGCACACCGTCATTGGGGTCGATACAGACCCGAGTAAAATCAAGCAGCTTCAGCTCATGCAGCCCTACCTATCTGATCTAACGCGCAAAGAGTTAAAAGAAATGTTTGCCGGCGGGCAGTTTCAAGTAGGCGTTTCATACGAGGCGATCGCTGATGCCGACTCTATCATTCTCTGCGTGCCGACTCCGACCAATGAAGCGGCCATGCCCGACTTGTCCTATGTGCTGGAAGCGATGAGACAGGCGGTACCCTATTTGCGTCCGGGACATCTATTGGTCCTGGAGAGCTCAACCTATCCGGGTACGACGGAGGAAGAGCTGAAACCGTTTATCGAGAAGCGTGGATTTCGAGTCGGCTTCGATGTATTTCTGGCTTATTCGCCGGAACGAATCGACCCTGGCCAGAAGAGAGGCGCATTACAATCGATTCCGAAAGTGGTCGGGGGAGTGACCGCCGCCTGCACCCAGTACGCCGCTCGGATCTACGGAAAGGTCTTTGACGAAGTGGTCACCGTTACTAATGCACGCACGGCGGAGATGACGAAGCTGGTTGAGAACTGCCAGCGTTTCGTAAACATCTCGTTTATGAACGATTTGGTTAAGTTATGCGAAGCCATGGAGATCAACATCTGGGAGGTCATTAAAGCGGCCCGCACGAAGCCTTATGGCTTTACGCCTTATTACCCCGGACCGGGAGTAGGCGGGCATTGCATCCCCGTTGATCCGATGTACCTGCTTTGGAAGGCAAAGCAATTTAATATCACGCTGCCCTTCATCGAGCTAAGTCATCAAGTGAATGAAGAAATGCCCGGCTATGTCATGGATCGAACGGCAAAGAGCCTTCACCCGCTTCCTTTGGACCAGAGCAGCATTATGGTAATAGGCGTCACGTACAAGAAAGACGTCAACGACCTGCGCGAATCGATGGCATTGAAAGTGCTTGAGCTGCTCATGAAGCAAGGTGCCCAATTGAGCTTCTACGATCCTTATGTGACCGAACTCCGAATCGCGGGCACAGCGTTGGCACGTACCCCGCTTACGACTAGAAACGTGAAGCGGAAGGATTGCCTGCTGATTCTAACGGATCATTCCTCGATTCGTTACGACGAGCTCGCCAAGCACGCCAAATTGATTGTAGATACGCGAAATGCGACGGAAAGCGTAAAAGACAAATCGAACATCGTCTTACTTTGA
- a CDS encoding glycosyltransferase family 2 protein, translated as MPDVPIISVVIPCYNYGQFLGETIDSVLNSTFQDVEIIVVDDGSTDPATIAMLASLNKPKTRVITQKNQGVAAARNSGIVASKGTYILPLDSDDLIHPTFLEKAFWIMELFPKVGFVSPWVRAFGTENWVHDAPQYNFHTQLERNITCGTSLFRKEACIQAGGYKCGFVVMGYEDWDFWISLGEKGWYGYQIFERLFLYRRHGRSMVHEAIDHHEQLVEQIKARHPMLYQDDQLKALKRKWELSPLLDMSPRILKGSAWHHYTTKPASARLPKWLLLLPHTRRDRLSTRSLNFIDGLHADYYSVTMVATEYVTDSDVDEFSWLTSDVFHLSLYVPKIELKLDIMERLISKLIVTREIDRIFLLGSRQGQYLRPYIQNGFPRIPIEIID; from the coding sequence ATGCCTGATGTTCCGATCATTAGCGTCGTCATTCCATGCTATAACTATGGGCAATTTTTAGGGGAAACGATAGATTCCGTCCTGAATTCGACGTTTCAGGACGTTGAAATCATCGTCGTCGATGACGGTTCGACCGATCCGGCAACGATTGCGATGTTAGCTTCCTTAAACAAGCCTAAAACCCGTGTCATTACGCAGAAGAATCAAGGGGTGGCCGCAGCTAGGAATAGCGGCATTGTAGCATCGAAGGGCACTTATATTTTACCGCTTGATTCAGACGATTTGATTCACCCGACATTTCTGGAGAAAGCGTTCTGGATTATGGAGCTCTTTCCGAAGGTCGGTTTCGTTTCGCCGTGGGTGAGGGCCTTCGGCACGGAGAATTGGGTTCATGACGCCCCTCAATACAATTTTCATACGCAGCTGGAGCGCAATATTACATGCGGAACGTCCTTGTTTCGCAAGGAAGCCTGCATTCAAGCAGGCGGTTATAAGTGCGGGTTTGTGGTCATGGGTTACGAGGACTGGGATTTCTGGATTTCGCTCGGCGAAAAGGGCTGGTACGGGTATCAAATTTTCGAACGGCTTTTCTTGTACCGGAGGCATGGCCGGTCAATGGTCCATGAAGCGATCGATCATCACGAACAGCTGGTTGAGCAAATCAAAGCTCGTCATCCGATGCTGTATCAAGACGATCAATTGAAAGCGCTGAAGCGCAAGTGGGAGCTCTCGCCGCTGCTGGACATGAGTCCGCGCATCTTGAAAGGAAGCGCCTGGCATCATTATACGACCAAACCGGCGTCCGCAAGGCTGCCGAAGTGGTTGCTGCTCTTGCCTCATACAAGAAGAGACCGCCTGTCAACTCGAAGCCTGAACTTTATAGATGGGCTGCACGCGGATTATTACTCGGTCACCATGGTTGCCACCGAGTACGTAACGGATTCGGACGTGGATGAATTTAGCTGGCTGACCAGCGATGTGTTTCATTTGTCGCTGTACGTTCCGAAAATTGAACTGAAGCTTGACATTATGGAGAGATTGATCTCCAAGCTTATCGTTACCCGTGAGATCGATCGCATATTTCTGCTCGGATCGCGTCAAGGCCAATACTTAAGGCCGTATATTCAGAACGGTTTTCCGCGCATTCCGATCGAAATCATCGACTGA
- a CDS encoding glycosyltransferase family 4 protein, which translates to MRILLATYWGLPSVGGLEKYVMQLKRGLEARGHEVDIFCRMPDDSGFQMLNKGWVLTKNCIQPMISAKADTYFANQLPGLDREVEFMEVDRYSFEAAAAYFRPATYDVIHTQDVISARACARIRHPHTALVSTIHGCLSTESLARYQADGVAKEVFRKTQLWYYYGFIEHFGIMQNHETIMPTEWLKGIMSRDFRIPDDRMTTVPNGMDIESFLQEMNKPAVAPDAGGKKIILCSARFDPVKGHFHLLRALTRLKQVRNDWVCWLAGNGQLEGRMKEQAAAYGLQNEVVFLGKREDIPALLKKSDIFVLPSLQDNHPYAIMEAHVAGKAVVVSNAGGIPEMVAHDKTGLIFPVGNDQDLYGNLLALLGEDDLRRRLGEQAKAFGLQQWSLPAMTDRILAIYEKALQKRWR; encoded by the coding sequence ATGCGAATTCTACTTGCAACCTATTGGGGGCTTCCTTCTGTGGGCGGATTGGAGAAGTACGTCATGCAGCTGAAGCGGGGATTGGAAGCACGGGGGCATGAAGTGGACATATTCTGCAGAATGCCTGATGACTCCGGTTTTCAAATGCTGAACAAGGGCTGGGTACTGACGAAAAACTGCATTCAACCTATGATTTCGGCCAAAGCGGATACTTACTTTGCTAACCAGCTTCCAGGACTTGACCGTGAAGTCGAATTTATGGAAGTCGATAGATACTCCTTCGAGGCTGCCGCGGCTTACTTCCGTCCGGCAACCTATGACGTTATTCATACGCAGGACGTCATTTCCGCCAGGGCATGCGCCCGGATCCGGCACCCCCATACGGCGCTCGTTTCTACCATCCACGGATGCCTCTCGACCGAAAGTCTTGCCAGATATCAAGCGGATGGCGTTGCGAAAGAAGTTTTTCGTAAAACCCAGCTCTGGTATTACTACGGTTTTATCGAGCACTTCGGGATCATGCAGAACCATGAAACCATTATGCCGACAGAGTGGCTGAAAGGGATTATGAGCCGGGACTTTCGAATCCCGGACGATCGGATGACGACGGTTCCGAACGGAATGGATATCGAGTCGTTCTTGCAGGAAATGAACAAGCCAGCCGTTGCGCCCGACGCCGGCGGCAAGAAGATCATTTTATGCTCGGCCCGCTTCGATCCGGTCAAAGGGCATTTTCATTTACTTCGAGCTCTAACCCGCTTAAAGCAGGTCAGAAACGATTGGGTTTGCTGGCTGGCAGGCAATGGGCAATTGGAAGGAAGAATGAAGGAACAAGCAGCAGCCTACGGCCTTCAGAACGAAGTCGTATTCCTCGGAAAGCGCGAAGATATTCCGGCTCTTCTAAAAAAATCGGATATTTTCGTGCTCCCTAGCCTGCAGGATAATCACCCTTATGCCATTATGGAAGCTCATGTTGCCGGGAAGGCGGTGGTCGTTTCCAATGCCGGCGGCATTCCGGAAATGGTCGCGCACGACAAGACCGGGCTGATCTTTCCCGTAGGAAACGATCAGGATCTCTATGGTAATCTGCTCGCCCTTCTCGGCGAGGACGATCTTAGACGCCGGCTTGGGGAACAAGCGAAAGCGTTTGGACTGCAGCAATGGTCCCTTCCCGCGATGACCGATCGAATATTGGCGATCTATGAAAAAGCGCTACAAAAGAGATGGAGGTAA
- a CDS encoding NAD-dependent epimerase/dehydratase family protein: protein MNILVTGGAGFIGSHLVQTLLLQGHKVITLDDLSAGREAFLQEAIHHENHTFIQGSVLNRTLIKQCIDQAEAVFHLAAVLGVKNTVDDPVKVIEGNIDGTRHVLELAFRRGIKVIFASTSEVYGKNTSLPFSETSDRVYGAPSIHRWCYATAKSIDEHLCFAFADKGLPVTVLRYFNAYGPRQMNSQYGMVIPRFIHAALSGQPLLVHGDGSQSRCFTYVDDTVRGTISALGRQADGLAFNIGSNRPTTVLQLARMIVKMTGSKSPIQFLSYEEAYGKGYEDMPARIPDLTRSSALLGFSPRVSLEDGIGRTIHWSRGK, encoded by the coding sequence ATGAATATTCTTGTAACCGGAGGCGCGGGGTTCATAGGATCCCATTTGGTGCAGACGTTGCTGCTGCAGGGACATAAGGTCATCACGCTCGATGATCTGTCGGCGGGCAGAGAGGCGTTTCTACAGGAAGCGATTCACCATGAAAACCATACCTTCATCCAGGGGTCCGTTCTGAATCGCACGCTCATCAAGCAATGCATCGATCAAGCGGAAGCCGTGTTCCATTTGGCGGCAGTCCTTGGCGTGAAAAATACGGTAGATGACCCCGTAAAGGTCATCGAAGGGAACATAGACGGAACGAGGCATGTGTTAGAGTTGGCCTTTCGGAGAGGAATTAAGGTTATCTTCGCTTCCACGTCGGAAGTATACGGCAAGAATACGAGCCTTCCGTTCTCGGAAACTTCGGATCGGGTGTATGGAGCGCCTTCGATCCATCGATGGTGCTATGCGACGGCCAAATCCATCGACGAGCACTTATGCTTCGCTTTCGCCGATAAGGGACTGCCCGTCACCGTGCTTCGTTATTTTAACGCTTATGGCCCACGTCAAATGAATTCGCAATACGGAATGGTCATCCCCCGATTCATTCATGCCGCGCTTAGCGGACAACCGCTCCTCGTCCATGGGGACGGGTCTCAATCCCGCTGCTTCACCTATGTGGACGATACGGTGAGAGGGACCATCAGCGCCCTTGGCCGGCAGGCGGACGGACTTGCTTTCAATATCGGATCGAATCGACCGACCACGGTACTGCAATTGGCACGCATGATCGTAAAAATGACGGGCTCGAAATCGCCAATTCAATTCTTGTCCTATGAAGAAGCTTATGGAAAGGGCTATGAAGACATGCCGGCCCGGATCCCGGATTTAACGCGTTCAAGCGCGCTCTTGGGTTTCTCTCCGCGCGTCTCCTTGGAAGATGGAATCGGGCGGACGATACATTGGTCCCGGGGAAAGTAG
- a CDS encoding glycosyltransferase family 4 protein, with protein sequence MSGKPAAKNKSGTHKRRKKSAAKQRYFTPSPQGLEAGGPPLKVMLFSHICGQRFITGAENYLALLAKELSPHADCTLVVPEDGILKKEAEAYGIRTVIEPFSLLWSIYRPDGELERTEASVLIDGKHVMLIQLLQHHRPDIVVVNSCVNALPAMAAKSLGIPVVWMIMEKIYEHAAASQSAQLINRYADLIAGVSEHSLKQFRGIVPAEKLMLLPPSSAFCEMGSLPGFQTNEEAAKRFRFPDYRHLIGYISAGMQREKGLDHFLHMALKLCEERQDLCFLCIASPAGDADYERYCLTLIEQSEFRDRFRFLGFQPDMERMYPLMDMVVIPSLIDEGFGMIALEAMLFGKKTVAYRSGGLEEVLTAAGQANMLVDKGDVNGLVSKVQEGLRSPSAEVDVYRVARSFGIEAYRGRLASFLSKLCRLAAKASMRIAASPLRALKPGRLYRGNQTPSVYLLERGTKRPFSSPKVFRLCGFRLSDVFVVSERRLYEYPVGMEIRDDHLPFQPLSRVIRKGKPQGKRRGKRKRKRKSPQRIARRARQR encoded by the coding sequence CGCACATCTGCGGCCAACGCTTCATTACCGGCGCGGAAAACTATTTGGCATTGCTGGCGAAGGAGCTCTCTCCGCACGCGGATTGCACCTTGGTCGTGCCGGAGGACGGTATCTTGAAAAAGGAAGCAGAGGCATACGGGATCCGAACGGTCATCGAACCGTTCTCTTTGCTTTGGTCGATCTATCGTCCCGACGGTGAGCTTGAGCGGACGGAAGCCTCCGTCTTAATCGACGGAAAGCATGTCATGCTCATTCAATTGCTTCAGCATCACAGGCCCGACATCGTCGTTGTGAACAGCTGCGTGAACGCGTTGCCCGCTATGGCGGCTAAGTCGCTGGGTATACCGGTTGTGTGGATGATAATGGAAAAGATCTACGAGCATGCAGCGGCCTCGCAATCCGCTCAGTTGATCAATCGGTACGCCGATCTCATTGCAGGGGTTTCCGAGCATTCACTCAAGCAGTTCCGAGGAATCGTACCGGCTGAGAAGCTTATGTTGCTTCCGCCTTCCTCCGCGTTTTGCGAAATGGGCTCGCTGCCGGGCTTCCAAACGAATGAGGAGGCAGCGAAACGATTCCGATTCCCTGATTACAGGCATCTGATCGGATATATTTCGGCAGGCATGCAGCGCGAGAAGGGATTGGATCATTTCCTGCACATGGCTCTAAAGCTTTGCGAAGAGCGGCAGGATCTTTGTTTCCTTTGCATCGCGAGTCCCGCAGGCGATGCCGACTATGAACGATACTGCCTGACTTTGATCGAACAGTCTGAATTCCGGGACCGCTTCCGGTTCCTGGGCTTCCAGCCCGACATGGAGCGTATGTACCCATTGATGGATATGGTTGTCATTCCGAGCTTAATCGATGAAGGGTTCGGCATGATCGCTCTTGAGGCTATGCTATTCGGGAAGAAGACGGTAGCCTACCGGTCGGGAGGGCTGGAAGAAGTTTTAACGGCGGCAGGGCAAGCGAACATGCTCGTTGATAAAGGCGATGTCAACGGCTTAGTCAGCAAAGTACAGGAAGGGCTGCGGTCCCCTTCCGCGGAAGTGGATGTCTATCGGGTGGCGCGGTCCTTCGGAATAGAAGCCTATCGAGGCAGATTGGCGTCTTTTCTAAGCAAGCTCTGTCGGCTGGCTGCAAAAGCCAGTATGCGGATAGCTGCCTCGCCTTTAAGGGCTTTGAAGCCAGGCCGGTTATATCGGGGCAATCAAACGCCGTCCGTGTATCTGCTCGAGCGGGGAACGAAACGGCCTTTCTCCTCGCCGAAAGTCTTCCGGCTTTGCGGCTTCCGGCTCTCCGATGTATTTGTCGTTTCGGAGCGCAGGCTTTACGAATATCCCGTGGGAATGGAAATAAGGGATGACCACTTACCGTTTCAACCTTTGAGCCGAGTTATAAGGAAGGGAAAGCCTCAGGGGAAGAGAAGGGGCAAACGGAAGCGTAAAAGAAAATCGCCGCAAAGGATTGCTAGGCGCGCAAGGCAGCGATAA